The nucleotide window ATATTGGCAACAGGAATCGTTCTCTTATTTAATATAATCCGTTATTTCTACTATCATCAGTATTTAGCATTCCCCTTTTATTGGACATTTTTTGTTTTAACAGCCCTTTTCCTTAGTATCGCCTGGTGGGCCGGCAAGCAATTTGATAAGGTCAAATACTTGTCTGAAAGAGATCCGCTAACCGGTACATATAACCGACGTACAGTAGAAGAATACTTTCACAAGGTTGCAAAGATAAGCGATATAAAGAAACAATCATTAGGGGTCATCATGCTCGACTTGAATAAATTTAAGGAAGTAAACGATAAATACGGTCACCATAAAGGCGATGAACTACTCATACAAGTTGCCACAGCATTGAATACATTTGTGACGAAACATGATTTAGTTGCAAGATGGGGCGGCGATGAATTCGTTGTTCTGGTAGACAATATGAAAGAAAACACAGCCAACGCCTATGTAAAAGAACTGCAACAAGCGATCACTCTGCAAAATGCAGAAAACTTTCCGAACGTCGAGGCATCTGTCGGATATGCGATTTACCCTCAGCACGGAAAGAGTTTTCAGAAGCTTGTACAAGAGGCGGATGCTTATATGTATAAAGACAAAAAGGAAAATTGAAGTTGCCTAGTTGATTTTTGTGTCATAACTAAACGAATCATGCGCCCCTCTGAATTTTTCAGGGGGCGCTTTTTATCGTACAGATTCCTCTGTCAAAGCTCCAGAACCGTCCCAATATAAAAAGTCCCTATACATTATGCTAAAATAAAAGGAATAACCATTTTACGATGATGAGGGATTTTATGTATAAAATAATGATTGTCGAGGACGATGAAAAAATTAGAGGGATTGTCGCGGATACGCTGAAAAAGTGGCAGTATGACGTCGTTGAAGTGACCCAGTTTGACAACGTGCTTACGGAATTCGAGCACCAGAGCCCACACCTTGTTTTACTAGATATTAATCTTCCGGTTTTTGATGGATACTACTGGTGCCAGCAAATCCGTGCCTGTTCCAAAGTGCCGATTATATTTCTGTCATCCAGAAATCAAAATATGGATATCATTATGGCGATTAATATGGGTGGCGATGATTTTATTCAAAAGCCTTTTGATCTGGATATCCTTCTTGCGAAAATCAATGCACTCATCCGCAGGAAATATACGTATGAAGAAGATAGTAATAGCCAACTGCTCCACCGGGGGTTGAAATTACATGTCACGAATTCAACGATTGAATATAACGGAACAAGGACCGAAATCAGCCGCAATGAATTTATCCTTTTACAATTACTGATGCGCAATATCGGAAAAATCATTTCGCGTGAGGATTTGATGCAGGCACTATGGAATGATGATCAATTCGTCGATGATAACACCCTTACCGTGAATGTCAATCGGTTGCGCCGGAAAATTGCCGCGCTCGGAATCGAGGAGTTCATCGTTACCCGAAAAGGAATGGGGTATTTAATCGAATGAAATTCCTGCGCTATCTCAACTATGAAAAGCCTTATATTTATTTATATCTCGTCAGTTTTCTAGTCGTGGCTGCCATATTTTTTACCGACAGCCATGACGGATTGGACTGGGGGACATTTTTCTATGCGTTTGCCCTATCCGTAATTGTTTTGATCGGTTTTTTAATATTCCGCTACCAGCAAAATGTACGGATAATCCAACAAATGAAAAGCCAACAGTATGATAGTTTTTCGCTGGAAGGAGAATTTGCTAAAGCATATATCGATGAGCTGAAACGTGAGCATATCCGTGAAATGAACCGGATTCAAGATAAGCAGAAGGAACATTACAATTTCATCGTCTCCTGGTTCCATGAGATTAAAACACCGATAGCCGTTCTCCGCCTACTCCAGCAAACCGATATGGACAAGGATAGTTTAAGGGAAGAAATCACGAAAATTGAAAACTTCGTGGATCAGGCGCTCTATTATGCCAAACTCGATAGCTTTAACCAGGATTACGATATTCAGAACTGTGACGGGATCCGGATTGTGAAAGAGACCATTAAAGCACATGCGAAAACTTTTTTCTCCAAAAAAATCCGCATCGAAATAAACGCAGCAACTCTTGACGTTCAAAGTGACCCGAAATGGCTTCAGTTTATCGTCAATCAGCTCATAACAAATAGTTTAAAATATACAGAACCTGGCGGAGAAATCACCATTTCCGTCTCCGAAACACCAAAGGAAAAACGACTGATCATTCGAGACAGCGGAATTGGCATCAGTCAAAAAGATCTACCGCGAATTTTCAATCATGGCTTTACCGGAGAAACTGGACGAACACATACAAATTCTACAGGGATGGGGTTATATTTAGCTCAAAACTTATCAACAAAGCTCGGCCATTATATAAGTTGCACATCGGAAGTTGGCGTGTATACCCAATTTATTATCCACTTTCCAAAAGACGATGATTTATATTTACAGCTGAAAAAAACACACGATGATTAAACTCACCGTGTGTTTTTTTCACTAATAATTTTATAGTAGATCGATGTGGAGGACACGTAAAAGATTAAATATGTTAACACATAAAGCCCCATGACCGAAAAGATGATCGTTGTTAAAGAAGGCAGGTCTTTTATAACAAGGATGACGGAATAGTATAGAAGGAACCAGCTGTGTACCATTCCAAGAATAAGTGGCGGTAAAAATACGAACAGCAGTTGTTTGCGGATAATCGATTTAATTTCCTTCTCCTCAACACCCATTTTTCTTAAAATGCTGTACTGTTCCCGCTCTTCAGTCGCTTTCCTTAGTTGTTTAAAGTAAATAACACTTCCTAAAGCAAACAAAGCAATGACTGCAAAGAACGCAACAGAGAACAATACTAAAGAGGATGACTCTGTATCGATACTATACATATCGACAAATGCCGAATAATAGGCCCCTTCTGTTTGCATCACAATATCGTGGATTTCTCTTGATATATCATTGGAGGTTTTTGCATCTTCAATTTGATAAATTTCA belongs to Solibacillus sp. FSL W7-1436 and includes:
- a CDS encoding GGDEF domain-containing protein, encoding MATGIVLLFNIIRYFYYHQYLAFPFYWTFFVLTALFLSIAWWAGKQFDKVKYLSERDPLTGTYNRRTVEEYFHKVAKISDIKKQSLGVIMLDLNKFKEVNDKYGHHKGDELLIQVATALNTFVTKHDLVARWGGDEFVVLVDNMKENTANAYVKELQQAITLQNAENFPNVEASVGYAIYPQHGKSFQKLVQEADAYMYKDKKEN
- a CDS encoding response regulator transcription factor, with product MYKIMIVEDDEKIRGIVADTLKKWQYDVVEVTQFDNVLTEFEHQSPHLVLLDINLPVFDGYYWCQQIRACSKVPIIFLSSRNQNMDIIMAINMGGDDFIQKPFDLDILLAKINALIRRKYTYEEDSNSQLLHRGLKLHVTNSTIEYNGTRTEISRNEFILLQLLMRNIGKIISREDLMQALWNDDQFVDDNTLTVNVNRLRRKIAALGIEEFIVTRKGMGYLIE
- a CDS encoding sensor histidine kinase, which produces MKFLRYLNYEKPYIYLYLVSFLVVAAIFFTDSHDGLDWGTFFYAFALSVIVLIGFLIFRYQQNVRIIQQMKSQQYDSFSLEGEFAKAYIDELKREHIREMNRIQDKQKEHYNFIVSWFHEIKTPIAVLRLLQQTDMDKDSLREEITKIENFVDQALYYAKLDSFNQDYDIQNCDGIRIVKETIKAHAKTFFSKKIRIEINAATLDVQSDPKWLQFIVNQLITNSLKYTEPGGEITISVSETPKEKRLIIRDSGIGISQKDLPRIFNHGFTGETGRTHTNSTGMGLYLAQNLSTKLGHYISCTSEVGVYTQFIIHFPKDDDLYLQLKKTHDD